Proteins from a genomic interval of Diaminobutyricimonas aerilata:
- a CDS encoding SDR family oxidoreductase: protein MRILVTGATGYIGGRLVPRLLDAGHTVRVLVRDVERIRDVPWAPDVDVVEGDLRDPEAVARAVDGCDAVYYLVHSMSSAGAFEDVERRIAETVARAAARAGARRIVYLGGLHPDGPLSRHLASRAAVGEILLHSGVPTVALQAGVVIGSGSASFEMIRHLTEVLPYMPAPRWVRNRIQPIAVRDVLHYLVAAVDLPPSVNRTFDIGGPDVLRYGQMMNGYAVEAGLPQRPIAALPVLTPWLASQWVNLVTPIPRVLAVPIIESLQHNAVVREDDIAQHIPPPDGGLTGYRRAVRLALDRMRAGEIETSWQNAAVAGAASDRLPSDPRWTGHIVYTDRREVVSTAPVADLWRVVEGIGGDNGWYSMPVAWAARGWVDKLVGGVGLRRGRRDPERLSPGDALDFWRVERLDRGSFLRLRAEMRLPGRAWLELATEPAGTGSVYRQRAVFFPRGLGGRLYWFAILPFHGVIFAGMARRIARAAQLRAGAAT, encoded by the coding sequence ATGCGCATCCTCGTCACCGGAGCGACCGGGTACATCGGCGGGCGGCTCGTGCCGCGCCTGCTCGATGCCGGCCACACGGTGCGGGTGCTCGTGCGCGACGTGGAACGCATACGGGACGTGCCGTGGGCGCCGGACGTCGATGTCGTCGAGGGCGACCTCCGCGACCCGGAGGCCGTCGCCCGGGCGGTCGACGGCTGCGACGCGGTCTACTACCTCGTGCACTCGATGTCGAGTGCGGGCGCGTTCGAAGACGTCGAGCGGCGCATCGCCGAGACCGTCGCGCGGGCCGCGGCGCGCGCGGGGGCGCGGCGGATCGTGTACCTCGGCGGGCTGCACCCCGACGGGCCGCTCAGCCGGCACCTCGCCTCCCGGGCCGCCGTCGGAGAGATCCTGCTGCACAGCGGAGTGCCGACCGTCGCGCTGCAGGCCGGTGTCGTCATCGGGTCGGGCTCCGCATCGTTCGAGATGATCCGCCACCTCACCGAGGTGCTGCCCTACATGCCCGCGCCGCGCTGGGTGCGCAACCGCATCCAGCCGATCGCCGTGCGCGACGTGCTGCACTATCTCGTCGCCGCGGTCGATCTGCCGCCGTCGGTGAACCGCACCTTCGACATCGGCGGGCCGGATGTGCTGCGCTACGGCCAGATGATGAACGGCTACGCGGTCGAGGCCGGGCTGCCGCAGCGGCCCATCGCCGCCCTGCCGGTGCTCACCCCGTGGCTCGCCTCCCAGTGGGTGAACCTCGTCACGCCCATCCCGCGCGTGCTCGCCGTGCCGATCATCGAATCGCTGCAGCACAATGCGGTCGTGCGGGAGGACGACATCGCGCAGCACATCCCGCCACCCGACGGTGGACTCACCGGATACCGGAGAGCCGTGCGGCTCGCGCTCGACCGGATGCGCGCGGGAGAGATCGAGACGAGCTGGCAGAACGCCGCGGTCGCGGGAGCGGCGAGCGATCGACTGCCGAGCGACCCGCGCTGGACGGGGCACATCGTGTACACCGACCGCCGGGAGGTGGTCTCCACCGCGCCGGTTGCGGACCTGTGGCGCGTGGTCGAGGGCATCGGGGGCGACAACGGGTGGTACTCCATGCCGGTCGCCTGGGCTGCGCGCGGCTGGGTCGACAAGCTCGTCGGCGGTGTCGGCCTGCGGCGGGGACGGCGCGATCCCGAGCGGCTGAGCCCCGGCGACGCGCTCGACTTCTGGCGCGTCGAGCGGCTGGACCGCGGCTCCTTCCTGCGGCTGCGTGCCGAGATGCGGCTGCCCGGTCGCGCGTGGCTCGAACTCGCGACCGAGCCGGCCGGCACGGGGTCGGTGTACCGCCAGCGTGCCGTGTTCTTCCCCCGCGGGCTCGGCGGGCGTCTGTACTGGTTCGCGATCCTGCCCTTCCACGGCGTCATCTTCGCCGGGATGGCCCGCCGCATCGCGCGGGCGGCGCAGCTCCGAGCGGGAGCGGCGACATGA
- a CDS encoding aldehyde dehydrogenase family protein, giving the protein MTRLTVPKTYKLYIGGKFPRSESGRTYEIATPKGAFLANAALASRKDARDAVVAARAAVSGWSGATAYNRGQVLYRIAELLEGRRAQFVDEIASVEGVRTSVAEAQVDEAIDTWVWYAGWTDKYQQVAGNANAVAGPYFNLSAPEPTGVVAVVAPQESSLAGLVSVVAPALVPGNTVVVVASERFPLSAISLAEVLATSDVPGGVVNVLTGSPAEIAPWLASHADVNALDLTGAGALDWVDLEIAAAETLKRVQRPEPGIPGRSLERVTRFTETKTVWHPKGML; this is encoded by the coding sequence GTGACCCGCTTGACCGTGCCGAAGACGTACAAGCTCTACATCGGGGGCAAGTTCCCGCGCAGCGAGTCCGGTCGCACCTACGAGATCGCCACCCCGAAGGGCGCGTTCCTGGCGAACGCCGCGCTCGCGAGCCGCAAGGATGCGCGGGATGCCGTCGTCGCGGCCCGCGCCGCCGTCTCGGGCTGGTCGGGCGCCACCGCCTACAACCGTGGGCAGGTGCTCTACCGGATCGCCGAACTGCTCGAGGGTCGCCGTGCGCAGTTCGTCGACGAGATCGCGTCGGTCGAGGGCGTGCGCACGTCCGTCGCCGAGGCGCAGGTCGACGAGGCCATCGACACCTGGGTCTGGTACGCCGGCTGGACGGACAAGTACCAGCAGGTCGCGGGCAACGCGAACGCCGTCGCCGGGCCGTACTTCAACCTCTCCGCTCCGGAGCCGACCGGTGTCGTCGCCGTGGTGGCCCCGCAGGAGTCGAGCCTCGCCGGCCTCGTGTCGGTCGTGGCGCCGGCGCTCGTGCCCGGCAACACCGTGGTCGTCGTCGCGAGCGAGCGGTTCCCGCTCAGCGCGATCAGCCTCGCCGAGGTACTCGCGACGAGCGACGTGCCGGGCGGCGTGGTAAACGTGCTCACCGGCTCGCCGGCCGAGATCGCGCCGTGGCTCGCGTCGCACGCCGACGTCAACGCGCTCGACCTCACCGGGGCGGGCGCCCTCGACTGGGTGGATCTCGAGATCGCGGCGGCGGAGACGCTCAAGCGCGTGCAACGACCGGAGCCGGGCATCCCGGGACGTTCGCTCGAACGCGTCACGCGGTTCACCGAGACGAAGACCGTGTGGCATCCGAAGGGGATGCTCTAG
- a CDS encoding aldehyde dehydrogenase family protein: MSFLDYAPAPESASILKLRDSYGLFIDGEFVDGHGESFSTVSPATEKRIAEIASADASDVDRAVAAARRAHDRTWSRMSGSDRGKYLFRIARLVQERARELAVAESLDNGKPIKESRDVDVPLVAAWFFYYAGWADKLDHAGLGAAPRALGVAAQVIPWNFPLLMLAWKIAPALAAGNTVVLKPAETTPLTALLFAEIVQQADLPKGVVNIITGAGDTGQALVEHGDVDKVAFTGSTAVGRAIARSVAGTHKKVTLELGGKAANIVFDDAPIDQAIEGIVNGIFFNQGHVCCAGSRLLVQENIHDEVVDRLKQRLSTLRLGDPLDKNTDIGAINSREQLDRIRELSDIGEQEGATRWTAECAIPENGFWFAPTIFTNVSTSHRISRDEVFGPVLSVLTFRTPAEAVAKANNTPYGLSAGIWSEKGSRILAVADRLRAGVVWANTFNRFDPASPFGGYKESGYGREGGRHGLAAYLEPASSPRPARIDRGAAK, from the coding sequence ATGTCATTCCTCGACTACGCACCGGCGCCCGAGTCGGCGTCGATCCTCAAGCTCCGCGACTCCTACGGACTGTTCATCGACGGTGAGTTCGTCGACGGGCACGGCGAGAGCTTCTCGACGGTGTCGCCCGCGACCGAGAAGCGCATCGCCGAGATCGCGAGCGCCGACGCCTCCGACGTCGACCGCGCCGTCGCGGCCGCCCGCCGCGCCCACGACCGCACCTGGTCGCGGATGAGCGGGAGCGACCGCGGCAAGTACCTGTTCCGCATCGCCCGGCTCGTGCAGGAGCGGGCGCGCGAGCTCGCCGTCGCCGAGTCGCTCGACAACGGCAAGCCCATCAAGGAGAGCCGCGACGTCGACGTGCCGCTCGTCGCCGCCTGGTTCTTCTACTACGCGGGCTGGGCCGACAAGCTCGATCACGCCGGCCTCGGCGCCGCTCCGCGCGCACTCGGCGTGGCCGCGCAGGTGATCCCGTGGAACTTCCCGCTGCTCATGCTCGCGTGGAAGATCGCACCGGCGCTCGCCGCGGGCAACACCGTCGTGCTCAAGCCCGCGGAGACCACGCCGCTCACCGCGCTGCTGTTCGCGGAGATCGTGCAGCAGGCCGACCTGCCCAAGGGTGTCGTCAACATCATCACCGGCGCGGGGGACACCGGGCAGGCGCTCGTCGAGCACGGCGACGTCGACAAGGTCGCCTTCACCGGGTCGACCGCCGTCGGTCGCGCCATCGCCCGCTCGGTCGCCGGCACGCACAAGAAGGTGACCCTCGAACTCGGCGGCAAGGCCGCGAACATCGTCTTCGACGACGCGCCCATCGACCAGGCGATCGAGGGCATCGTCAACGGCATCTTCTTCAACCAGGGCCACGTGTGCTGCGCCGGCAGCCGCCTGCTCGTACAGGAGAACATCCACGACGAGGTCGTCGACCGCCTCAAGCAGCGCCTGTCGACGCTGCGGCTCGGCGATCCGCTCGACAAGAACACCGACATCGGGGCGATCAACTCCCGCGAACAGCTCGACCGCATCCGCGAGCTCTCCGACATCGGTGAACAGGAGGGCGCGACGCGCTGGACGGCGGAGTGCGCGATCCCGGAGAACGGCTTCTGGTTCGCCCCGACGATCTTCACCAACGTGTCGACGAGCCACCGCATCTCCCGCGACGAGGTCTTCGGTCCGGTGCTTTCCGTGCTGACCTTCCGCACGCCCGCCGAGGCCGTCGCGAAGGCGAACAACACGCCCTACGGACTCTCCGCCGGGATCTGGAGCGAGAAGGGCAGTCGCATCCTCGCCGTCGCCGACCGCCTGCGCGCCGGCGTGGTCTGGGCGAACACGTTCAACCGCTTCGATCCCGCGTCGCCGTTCGGCGGCTATAAGGAGTCCGGATACGGTCGCGAGGGCGGCCGGCACGGACTCGCCGCGTACCTCGAACCGGCGTCGTCCCCGCGCCCCGCCCGCATCGACCGAGGAGCCGCGAAGTGA
- the deoC gene encoding deoxyribose-phosphate aldolase, whose amino-acid sequence MNQTTTAALAPAERAVQLIGGDLTEKSLRLHLEGLPGVDAVGLEERAAGLGSRSIKTTSKAWALDRIIELIDLTTLEGADTPGKVRSLVAKAITPDATDPSTPRVAAVCVYGDMVPYAVEALGSLHAAGGDEGIQVAAVATAFPSGRASLPVKLADTRDAVAAGADEIDMVIDRGAFLSGRYGEVFDQIVAVKEACRREDGSYAHLKVILETGELVTYDNVRRASWLAILAGGDFIKTSTGKVTTNATLPVTLLMLGVVRDWHRLTGERIGVKPAGGIRTSKDAIKYLVTVAETAGEEWLVPSLFRFGASSLLNDVLLQRQKLRTGAYSGADYVTID is encoded by the coding sequence GTGAATCAGACCACGACAGCGGCGCTCGCGCCGGCCGAACGAGCGGTGCAGCTCATCGGCGGCGATCTCACCGAGAAGAGCCTGCGCCTGCACCTCGAAGGGCTGCCCGGCGTCGACGCCGTCGGCCTCGAAGAGCGGGCGGCCGGTCTCGGCTCCCGTTCCATCAAGACGACCTCGAAGGCGTGGGCGCTCGACCGCATCATCGAACTCATCGACCTGACGACGCTCGAGGGCGCCGACACCCCCGGCAAGGTGCGCTCCCTCGTCGCGAAGGCGATCACCCCCGACGCCACCGACCCGTCGACACCGCGCGTCGCGGCCGTGTGCGTCTACGGCGACATGGTGCCCTACGCGGTGGAGGCGCTCGGATCGCTGCACGCCGCGGGAGGCGACGAGGGCATCCAGGTGGCGGCCGTCGCGACCGCGTTCCCGAGCGGCCGGGCGAGCCTGCCGGTGAAGCTCGCCGACACGCGCGACGCGGTGGCCGCGGGGGCGGACGAGATCGACATGGTCATCGATCGCGGCGCCTTCCTCTCCGGACGGTACGGCGAGGTGTTCGACCAGATCGTCGCCGTCAAGGAGGCGTGCCGTCGCGAGGACGGCAGCTACGCCCACCTCAAGGTCATCCTCGAGACCGGCGAGCTCGTCACCTACGACAACGTGCGTCGCGCATCCTGGCTCGCGATCCTCGCCGGTGGCGACTTCATCAAGACCTCGACGGGCAAGGTCACCACGAACGCGACCCTCCCGGTCACGCTGCTCATGCTCGGCGTCGTGCGCGACTGGCATCGGCTCACCGGCGAGCGCATCGGCGTGAAACCCGCCGGCGGCATCCGCACCTCGAAGGATGCGATCAAGTACCTCGTGACCGTCGCCGAGACGGCGGGGGAGGAATGGCTCGTGCCGAGTCTGTTCCGCTTCGGCGCCTCGAGCCTGCTCAACGACGTGCTCTTGCAGCGGCAGAAGCTGCGCACCGGGGCCTACAGCGGCGCCGACTACGTCACCATCGACTGA
- a CDS encoding SRPBCC family protein, with translation MAPRELERVYDVAPAIVWDALVDPVLLEGWLGRVSAPLTAGAHVVIQWLDPHHEGSTVTTVVHATTEHELELGGDIAVVLRLEATPGGPRGTRTRLRVDVPGAPAEGRAHAAAHLEALADLLHGHPVVWERWDDDYAAFTASVLSRPSDGTTR, from the coding sequence ATGGCCCCCCGCGAACTCGAGCGCGTCTACGACGTGGCGCCCGCGATCGTGTGGGACGCCCTCGTCGATCCGGTGCTGCTCGAGGGCTGGCTGGGCCGGGTGAGCGCGCCCCTCACGGCGGGCGCGCACGTGGTCATCCAGTGGCTCGACCCGCACCACGAAGGGTCGACCGTGACCACGGTGGTGCACGCCACGACCGAGCACGAGCTCGAACTCGGTGGCGACATCGCTGTCGTGCTCCGGCTCGAGGCGACCCCGGGTGGGCCGCGCGGCACCCGCACCCGTCTGCGCGTCGACGTCCCCGGCGCGCCCGCGGAGGGCCGTGCACACGCTGCGGCGCACCTCGAAGCGCTCGCCGACCTGCTCCACGGACATCCGGTGGTGTGGGAGCGCTGGGACGACGACTACGCCGCCTTCACGGCGTCGGTGCTCTCTCGGCCGTCGGACGGGACCACTCGGTAG
- a CDS encoding ROK family protein has product MSLALAVDVGGTKVETGFVAPDGTVVEGSRMRRPTGASSSTEELWSSVAECIRATMATLGDRELLGVGIGSAGPIDVQEGRVSPLNLVAWRGFPLRDRVQELVPGVPVTLRMDGLAIALAEHWVGAAQGYDDVMGVIVSTGIGGGLVLHGSTVAGPTGNAGHIGHIEVGGFDDPCACGGTGCVEAIASGPKTVAWARRQGFTGLTGEDLAAAHAAGDEIAIAAVARSGLAIGRAIASATALVDLQIVAIGGGFSHVSPALFDHIRAAIDERVQFGFVTKVKVVPSGLSGAGPLIGAGALVHRAELVPPL; this is encoded by the coding sequence GTGAGCCTCGCCCTCGCCGTCGACGTCGGCGGCACGAAGGTCGAGACGGGGTTCGTGGCCCCGGACGGCACCGTCGTCGAAGGCAGCCGGATGCGCCGCCCCACCGGCGCGAGCTCGAGCACCGAGGAGCTGTGGTCGAGCGTCGCGGAGTGCATCCGCGCCACCATGGCGACGCTCGGCGACCGTGAGCTGCTCGGCGTCGGGATCGGGTCCGCCGGCCCGATCGACGTGCAGGAGGGCCGGGTCTCCCCCCTCAACCTCGTGGCCTGGCGCGGGTTCCCGCTGCGCGACCGGGTGCAGGAGCTGGTGCCCGGCGTGCCGGTGACGCTCCGCATGGACGGCCTCGCCATCGCCCTCGCCGAGCACTGGGTGGGCGCGGCGCAGGGGTACGACGACGTCATGGGCGTCATCGTGTCGACCGGGATCGGCGGCGGGCTCGTGCTGCACGGCTCGACCGTCGCGGGGCCGACCGGCAACGCCGGACACATCGGTCACATCGAGGTCGGCGGCTTCGACGACCCGTGCGCGTGCGGCGGCACCGGCTGCGTGGAGGCCATCGCCTCCGGGCCGAAGACCGTCGCGTGGGCGCGCCGCCAGGGGTTCACCGGCCTCACCGGTGAGGATCTCGCCGCGGCCCACGCCGCCGGCGACGAGATCGCCATCGCGGCCGTCGCGCGGTCCGGGCTCGCCATCGGGCGCGCCATCGCGAGCGCCACGGCCCTCGTCGATCTGCAGATCGTCGCCATCGGCGGCGGCTTCTCGCACGTCTCTCCCGCGCTGTTCGACCACATCCGGGCGGCCATCGACGAGCGCGTGCAGTTCGGGTTCGTCACGAAGGTGAAGGTCGTGCCTTCGGGCCTGTCGGGTGCCGGTCCGCTCATCGGAGCGGGCGCCCTCGTGCACCGCGCGGAACTCGTCCCCCCGCTCTGA
- a CDS encoding MFS transporter, with product MPPASLRPLWAGRTAALLGIVLVAINLRTAVAAVSPIVDRISNELPIDAPTLGLIGAAPPVAFAVSGLLAPLFSRALGLERALMVAILAMTIGHLGRALAPNTTLLLVGTIVALLGIGVGNVLLPPIIKRYFPDRVGLITSGYATLMAISTAVPALVAVPVADAAGWRVSLGSWFLVAFIALIPWVVQAAAHRAAGGAPEDPDQGAPLAGGLWRSPTAWAITAVFAVSSLNAYAAFAWLPSIVRDLAGSSEAEAGALLALFAIAGLPASVIVPILASRMRDASPLAFAGVAFFLLGYGGLLVAPAPLTVLWVLLIGLGPMLFPLALVLINLRTRGHRQSVALSGFVQGIGYVAGCSGPVLVGLMHDASGEWTGAIVFLLSTNIVAVVAGFLLRRPVFVDEEVARRR from the coding sequence GTGCCTCCGGCTTCCCTGCGTCCGCTCTGGGCGGGACGGACGGCGGCCCTGCTCGGCATCGTGCTCGTCGCGATCAACCTCCGCACCGCCGTCGCCGCCGTCTCGCCGATCGTCGACCGCATCTCGAACGAACTGCCGATCGACGCCCCGACGCTCGGCCTCATCGGCGCGGCCCCTCCCGTCGCATTCGCCGTGAGCGGGTTGCTCGCGCCGCTGTTCTCGCGCGCGCTCGGACTCGAACGCGCGCTCATGGTCGCGATCCTCGCCATGACGATCGGGCACCTCGGCCGCGCCCTCGCGCCGAACACCACCCTGCTGCTCGTCGGCACCATCGTGGCGCTGCTCGGCATCGGCGTCGGCAACGTGCTGCTGCCGCCGATCATCAAGCGGTACTTCCCCGACCGGGTGGGCCTCATCACCTCCGGCTACGCGACCCTCATGGCGATCAGCACCGCCGTGCCCGCCCTCGTGGCGGTGCCGGTGGCGGATGCGGCGGGCTGGCGGGTGTCGCTCGGCAGCTGGTTCCTCGTCGCGTTCATCGCGCTCATCCCGTGGGTCGTGCAGGCCGCGGCGCATCGCGCGGCAGGCGGTGCTCCCGAGGACCCGGATCAGGGTGCGCCCCTCGCCGGCGGGTTGTGGCGTTCACCCACGGCATGGGCGATCACCGCTGTCTTCGCGGTCTCGAGCCTCAACGCGTACGCGGCCTTCGCCTGGCTGCCCTCCATCGTGCGCGATCTCGCCGGCAGCAGCGAAGCGGAAGCGGGTGCGCTGCTCGCCTTGTTCGCGATCGCCGGTCTGCCCGCTTCCGTGATCGTGCCGATCCTCGCGTCCCGGATGCGCGACGCGAGTCCGCTCGCCTTCGCGGGCGTCGCGTTCTTCCTCCTCGGCTACGGCGGACTCCTGGTCGCGCCGGCCCCGCTGACGGTCCTGTGGGTGCTGCTCATCGGACTCGGTCCGATGCTCTTCCCGCTCGCGCTCGTGCTCATCAACCTGCGCACTCGCGGTCACCGCCAGTCGGTCGCGCTCAGCGGGTTCGTGCAGGGCATCGGCTACGTCGCCGGGTGCTCCGGCCCCGTGCTCGTCGGACTCATGCACGACGCGAGCGGCGAATGGACGGGAGCGATCGTGTTCCTGCTCTCGACCAACATCGTCGCGGTCGTCGCCGGTTTCCTGCTGCGGCGGCCCGTGTTCGTCGACGAAGAGGTCGCCCGCCGACGCTGA
- a CDS encoding HNH endonuclease signature motif containing protein, with translation MDEAAALIEQAEHLLRRAAALPVEHLTDTALCDLTGRTEQVGRLADALRVAMAGEIAERSRPELRTEGLGYRHGCARPPHLIERITRISQAEAARRIRLAGALRPRLALSGEVSPASRPMVADAVRSGRIGVESAGHIVRILDSADTATPTQLEKAERMLVEAAETESADLVKTQAVVWREYLDPDGARPRDEVLRAQRRFSIGREVNGMTPFTGLADPLSAGLLRAAMAEGTAPDRQPRFLNADDLDASDPLLDPRTRDQRQFDILIGLVTAGVRAPGGSLRPTAMVNIVVQAHHLDRGTGAAWIDDVTEPISAFTARTLLCDADTSTIVLGANGEVLHLGRKERLFSPAQRRALAVRDGGCVWPGCTAPPSWCHAHHLLEWEHGGPTDLDNGVLLCAAHHHMLHNSGYRMKAIRGKPHLLAPPHIDPHQRWRPLGRQRATRTPAAARSG, from the coding sequence ATGGACGAAGCAGCGGCGCTCATCGAGCAGGCGGAACACCTCCTCCGCCGCGCCGCCGCCCTCCCGGTGGAGCACCTCACCGACACGGCCCTGTGCGACCTGACCGGTCGCACTGAGCAGGTGGGTCGTTTGGCTGACGCGCTACGCGTTGCAATGGCTGGTGAGATCGCCGAACGCTCCCGACCCGAGCTTCGCACGGAGGGCCTCGGCTACCGGCACGGGTGCGCACGCCCGCCGCACCTGATCGAGCGCATCACCCGCATCTCGCAGGCCGAGGCCGCGAGGCGGATCCGCCTCGCCGGCGCGCTTCGGCCTCGGCTGGCACTCTCGGGCGAGGTGTCGCCCGCCTCACGTCCGATGGTGGCGGATGCGGTGCGGAGTGGACGGATCGGTGTGGAGTCGGCAGGGCACATCGTCCGCATCCTCGACAGCGCCGACACCGCCACGCCCACTCAACTCGAGAAGGCCGAGCGGATGCTCGTGGAGGCGGCCGAGACGGAGTCGGCGGATCTGGTGAAGACCCAAGCCGTGGTGTGGCGCGAATACCTCGACCCCGATGGTGCCCGCCCCCGCGACGAGGTCCTCCGCGCGCAGCGTCGGTTCTCGATCGGACGGGAAGTGAACGGGATGACCCCGTTCACCGGACTCGCCGACCCGCTCTCCGCGGGGCTGTTGCGTGCGGCGATGGCGGAGGGCACCGCCCCGGACCGGCAACCACGTTTCCTCAACGCCGACGACCTCGACGCGAGCGACCCACTTCTGGACCCGCGGACGCGGGATCAACGCCAGTTCGACATCCTCATCGGCCTCGTGACGGCGGGCGTGCGGGCGCCGGGCGGATCGTTGCGACCGACCGCGATGGTGAACATCGTCGTCCAAGCCCACCACCTCGACCGCGGCACCGGGGCGGCGTGGATCGACGACGTCACCGAACCGATCAGCGCGTTCACCGCCCGCACCCTCCTCTGCGACGCAGACACCAGCACCATCGTTCTCGGCGCGAACGGCGAAGTACTGCACCTCGGCCGTAAGGAACGGCTCTTCAGCCCAGCGCAACGCCGCGCTCTCGCGGTCCGGGACGGTGGATGCGTGTGGCCCGGGTGCACCGCCCCACCATCCTGGTGCCACGCCCACCACCTCCTCGAATGGGAACACGGCGGCCCCACCGACCTCGACAACGGAGTACTGCTCTGCGCCGCCCATCACCACATGCTCCACAACAGCGGCTACCGGATGAAGGCGATCCGCGGGAAACCCCACCTCCTCGCCCCACCCCACATCGACCCCCACCAGAGGTGGCGCCCACTCGGACGACAACGCGCCACCCGAACACCCGCCGCCGCACGCTCCGGCTGA
- a CDS encoding bifunctional riboflavin kinase/FAD synthetase — protein MQRFFEPAEVPSDWAASAVTIGKFDGVHAGHRAVIAELRARAEAAGLRSVVVTFDRHPLRLLAPEKCPESLTSNEQKLELIAAAGVDATLMLRFDEQRSTQEPEDFVREVLVEALHARLVLVGEDFRFGRRGRGDVELLRRLGAEHGFTVDLIPDVRPDGERRASSTWIRELLQEGRVREVSLLLGRHPSVRSTVVRGEQRGRLLGFPTANLHPRLEGFLPADGVYAGYLVVDGERHPAAISIGNNPTFEGVPARQVEAWAIDRDFDLYDRQVEVEFVEYLRPMAKFDGIDPLIVQLKADEAAARRILDVPAAAQER, from the coding sequence ATGCAGCGCTTCTTCGAACCCGCGGAGGTGCCGTCGGACTGGGCAGCCAGCGCCGTCACGATCGGCAAGTTCGACGGCGTGCATGCCGGACACCGGGCCGTCATCGCCGAGTTGCGTGCGAGGGCGGAGGCGGCCGGCCTACGGTCGGTCGTCGTGACGTTCGACCGTCATCCGCTGCGCCTCCTCGCACCCGAGAAGTGCCCGGAGTCGCTCACGAGCAACGAGCAGAAGCTCGAACTGATCGCCGCCGCCGGTGTGGACGCGACGCTCATGCTGCGGTTCGACGAACAGCGCAGCACCCAGGAGCCCGAGGACTTCGTGCGCGAGGTGCTCGTCGAGGCCCTGCACGCGCGTCTCGTGCTCGTGGGAGAGGACTTCCGGTTCGGCCGCCGCGGTCGCGGCGACGTGGAGCTGCTGCGACGCCTCGGTGCGGAGCACGGCTTCACGGTCGACCTCATCCCCGATGTGCGTCCGGACGGGGAACGGCGCGCGTCGTCCACCTGGATCCGGGAGCTGCTGCAGGAGGGCCGGGTGCGCGAGGTGTCGTTGCTGCTCGGACGTCACCCGTCGGTGCGGTCGACCGTCGTGCGCGGCGAACAGCGCGGGCGGCTGCTCGGGTTCCCCACGGCGAACCTGCACCCGCGGCTCGAGGGGTTCCTGCCCGCCGACGGCGTCTACGCCGGATACCTCGTGGTCGACGGTGAACGACATCCGGCCGCGATCTCGATCGGCAACAACCCGACGTTCGAGGGTGTGCCCGCACGCCAGGTCGAGGCGTGGGCGATCGACCGCGACTTCGACCTGTACGACCGTCAGGTGGAGGTCGAGTTCGTCGAGTATCTGCGTCCGATGGCGAAGTTCGACGGCATCGACCCGCTCATCGTGCAATTGAAGGCGGACGAGGCGGCCGCGCGGCGCATCCTCGACGTGCCCGCGGCGGCTCAGGAGCGGTAG
- the truB gene encoding tRNA pseudouridine(55) synthase TruB yields MTEPRLPVDGSRGAARHPGGIVLVDKPLGLTSHDVVARTRRLAGTRKVGHAGTLDPAATGLLLLGLDSSTRLLTYLVGLDKEYEAVIRLGAATVTDDAEGEIVSRASAELVGAVDEARIRDAVADLTGEILQVPSSVSAIKVDGRRSYARVRSGEEVDLPARPVTVAEFEVRGLDRGTTDEGHPYLDVDVRVVCSSGTYIRALARDLGAALGVGGHLTALRRTRVGPFRVTDAVPLDEHVRDGALAPVTVATALYPELRLDADGVRDLAHGKRVSVDGAEDGGPIAVTTPEGRLAGIARVERGVLRPLVNFPTAEVLA; encoded by the coding sequence GTGACCGAGCCCCGCCTGCCCGTCGACGGCTCCCGTGGAGCAGCCCGGCATCCCGGCGGCATCGTGCTCGTCGACAAACCGCTCGGGCTCACCAGCCACGACGTCGTCGCCCGCACGCGGCGCCTCGCCGGCACGCGCAAGGTCGGCCACGCCGGCACCCTCGATCCCGCCGCGACCGGCCTGCTCCTGCTCGGACTCGACTCGTCGACCCGGCTGCTCACCTACCTCGTCGGACTCGACAAGGAGTACGAGGCGGTCATCCGGCTCGGTGCCGCCACGGTCACCGACGACGCCGAGGGTGAGATCGTCTCCCGAGCCTCCGCCGAACTCGTCGGCGCGGTCGACGAGGCCCGGATCCGTGACGCGGTGGCGGACCTCACCGGCGAGATCCTGCAGGTCCCGAGCTCGGTGAGCGCCATCAAGGTCGACGGCCGACGCTCCTACGCCCGCGTGCGGTCGGGGGAGGAGGTCGACCTCCCCGCGCGCCCGGTCACCGTCGCCGAGTTCGAGGTGCGCGGCCTCGACCGTGGGACCACCGACGAGGGCCACCCGTACCTCGACGTCGACGTGCGGGTCGTGTGCTCGTCCGGCACCTACATCCGTGCCCTCGCCCGCGATCTCGGCGCCGCCCTCGGCGTCGGCGGGCACCTCACGGCACTGCGGCGCACGCGCGTCGGGCCGTTCCGGGTGACGGATGCGGTGCCGCTCGACGAGCACGTGCGCGACGGCGCCCTCGCGCCCGTCACCGTCGCGACGGCGCTGTACCCCGAACTGCGGCTCGACGCCGACGGAGTGCGCGACCTCGCCCACGGCAAGCGGGTGAGCGTCGACGGCGCCGAGGACGGCGGGCCGATCGCCGTCACGACTCCGGAGGGACGACTCGCGGGCATCGCGCGCGTCGAACGCGGAGTGCTGCGGCCGCTGGTCAACTTCCCGACCGCGGAGGTGCTCGCGTGA